A window from Culex pipiens pallens isolate TS chromosome 3, TS_CPP_V2, whole genome shotgun sequence encodes these proteins:
- the LOC120414396 gene encoding N-alpha-acetyltransferase 38, NatC auxiliary subunit has translation MSSDEKDTDDETWNKIQAKRDEHKAMVEQETNPSRKKLRSWLNNTFRVKMSDGRILIGMFVCTDADANVILGLTSEYTEQGGEERILGLVMIPGRYIVSIEVEDNSVAAAS, from the exons atgagcAGCGACGAAAAGGACACCGACGATGAAACCTGGAACAAGATTCAG GCAAAGCGCGACGAGCACAAGGCAATGGTGGAACAGGAAACCAATCCGAGCAGGAAAAAGCTCCGGTCCTGGCTGAACAACACCTTCCGGGTGAAGATGTCCGACGGGAGAATTCTGATTGGAATGTTCGTTTGCACCGATGCGGACGCGAACGTGATTCTGGGTCTGACCAGCGAGTACACGGAACAGGGCGGAGAGGAGCGGATTCTCGGGTTGGTCATGATTCCGGGACGATACATTGTTTCGATTGAGGTCGAGGACAATTCGGTTGCTGCTGCTAGTTAG
- the LOC120414404 gene encoding cytochrome c oxidase assembly factor 6 homolog, producing MTFPDKETRAACWAARDEYWACLEQHAPMHSSTSGQPEPKQCVALRKLYEKGCPGQWVKHFDRKRTFEQFKAKMAKGYEPLNEQQQQK from the coding sequence ATGACCTTCCCGGACAAGGAAACCCGTGCCGCGTGTTGGGCCGCCCGGGACGAGTACTGGGCCTGTTTGGAGCAGCACGCGCCCATGCACAGCTCGACGTCGGGCCAGCCGGAACCGAAGCAGTGCGTAGCGCTCCGGAAACTGTACGAAAAAGGGTGCCCCGGCCAGTGGGTCAAACACTTTGACCGGAAGCGGACGTTCGAGCAGTTTAAGGCAAAAATGGCAAAAGGATACGAACCGCTgaacgagcagcagcagcaaaagtaG